The Helicoverpa zea isolate HzStark_Cry1AcR chromosome 4, ilHelZeax1.1, whole genome shotgun sequence genome segment TGACACTTTTCCTTGATTATTGAAATAAGAGCAGTATTTCTCTCTTACATCATAACTATCACTTGACACGACGACGGAAATGCTAGGAACCGATACAAGAGTACTTGTATTTGTGTTATCAATGCAATCCAAATAATTACTTtgtctttcaattaaaaaattatgCATTACACATGTGGCTTTTACGATTTTGTCAACCGTTTCCACTCTGCATTCAAAGTCTTTACGATACACATACCACTTTCGTGCCAATACACCGAATGTAGCTTCTACAATGCGACGTGCCCTCGAAAGTCTATAGTTAAATATACGTTTCTGTTGGTCTAACTGGTCCCGCGGATATGGGCGCATGAAATTTTCCATCAAAGGAAAAGCCTCATCTCCAATGAATACAAATGGTACTGGTTCACCTCCTTCATATAATGGTTCAGGTTCTGGAAGATTCaatcttttttctttcaaatattttccaaaaacacTATCATCAAATATTCCAGCATCACTAAATCTTCCCATGGATCCCACATCAACCATTATAATCTTTCTCCTAGCGTCAGCTAAGCACATAAGCACTATAGAAAATctttgtttgtaattaaaaaaagaggACCCAGTGTTTGCAGGACACATTATATAAACATGTTTACCGTCTAGAGCCCCCAAACAATTTTTAAACTGCCATAGCTCTTGAAAATCCTTTGCTATTCGCTTCCAGTCGTCTTTGGTAGGTTTTGGAATAACAAGAGGTTGTAAAACAAGCCAAAGAGCATTACAAACTTCTGCCACAATTCTCGACACACTTGCTACTCCAATCCTAAAATTTTCTGCCAATCGTGTGAACGACGAGCCCGTGGATAAATACCTGCAAAAAAAggaatgtttataataatagtaagaaaaataattaacaaataaaaaagtactcTTTACCTGTTACTGATTTTTTGCGATCTGTAAGACAACATGCTTggtataaaaatgttatattcctaatcataattttctattatttcagTGAAAAGCGCTAAGTATCGTTGGAAACAACTACGGGATAGCCATCGGGACGCGCTAAAGAGGCAGAAATCTAAAAAAAGCGGACAGGCTACAACCAAAACACGTGAATGGAAATACCAAAAATTGATGGAATTTCTTTTACCGTACATGGCCAACAGAGATAGAGAGTCAAGTTATAAAGAGGATATTTCGTCaccaaataatgaaaatgactcTTCGCAAAGCACTCAATATTCATTAAACCAAGATGACTCTTCGCAGAGCACTGAACATACACCAAATCAAGCTGACAATCCCAACAATCTTTACGAAATAGCCTCAACTTCAGGCATTTCAACAGATTCGGTCACCCCGTCATCatcaaagaagaaaaaaggcgatgaattatcaattttaatacaaaaacatatgaaAAATCAAGAAGATTTTCGAAAAGAAAGGCAAGAATTAAGAGAACTTTTAAAACCAACGGACTGCGATGATACTGatcatttttttctttcaatggcgaaaacatttaaaaaattaccaGATTACATGCAAGTTCCTTTAAAAAGgaaactttttaatatgattagcGAAGCCGAAGAATCTTACGTGCTGTCGTGGTATAATCAAAATATTGGTTATTCTTCAAGCTCTGATAGCAGTATAGCAGTAGGTAGTAATATAGCAGGCCAGATGGATTTGCCGCCTCAGCTGGATCCTGAACAACTTGGTTATTCTTCAAGCTCTGgtagaaatacaaataaaacagtgGGCCAGATGGATTCATCTTTCCAACTGGAAGCTGTACAACCAGCATCTCCGGGAACACAACATTCAGACCTACAAACGCCAAATACTTCAAACAAAGTAGGAACAGAGCCTAATTTGCCATGAAAAAGAGGAACTTGTTGTCTACTTATTTTGCAGATTATGATTActtttcaattaatatgtttaataAAGACAAAATTGATTCAAACtattttacttactttaaaCATACCGCCAATTTTTCCTTGGTGCTGATGCATTCTCTGTAGTGAGTGTCTTCTTTCTTGATAATGTTCTCAATCAAATTGTGTAACTCATAAAAGTTACTTCTAGATACTCGATAAGAATTTTCGaatatttcatcatcagccGTATGAAAAAAGGTAAAGAATTCTCCATGTAATCGATGATATTTAATATGGTTACGTATCCAAAACCTGTGTGTTCTTGTATTGCTCAAAATTATAGAACTAATAAACTCCGTATCTTCTGCTTCCATTTCTTCATCACAAAttgttaaatataaaagtattttctttttccaattatccatattattatctattttgcGCACTTCTACTTCCAACAAACTCCGTCTATGGACTGGCTGGTACAGTATGCGCAAACCTCGCAACACATCTTTCTCAACACACATTCCTCGCACACTTCCCTCGTACACATCCCGCGCTTGTTTTGTATGCGCAAAAATCTAGCTCCGCTGAGCCGTTTCCACCAGAGCTGTGCTGACCGAGGCAAGGTAAATGAAGCGATCCTATTGGTTCTTTACAAACACATCCCTCGCTATGCATCCTCGCACATCTCTGGTGGAAACGCAGCCTAAatctgagtatcagtgttttacatggagcaattGCGTATCTGATCATATTACTAATTACCTTTAAACAATACTGCAAGCTTTTGCAATATTGAAACTATTGAAAGTCAAGAAGGTTTTGAGTACCGCAAAAGCCGATTGTAGCATGAAACATAGGTGCTTTAGGCAAACGATATATCAAACTTAGGAGACAGCTAATAAAAACAAGTTAacataataacaattttgtaaactAAAGGTGTTCCTTCATTAGAATTAAAGACAGACAATTTGGTAAAGAATCCgaacaataaaaaagaaaaagctCTAAAGAatgcattttttaattttcaccGTGCTCCCCTAAATAAGTCCCTATGTACTTTtactacaattttaattaactttaccGACATCAAAGAGTTAGTTAACTCCCCAACACTGGTATATTAAAATGGGCATAAAACTGCCTTTTCTTTTAATAAGTGACATTAACAATCTCACCCTGGGTATTAAAAACCTTAAGTAACCAGGGGGATTTTggtaagtatttataattttactatattGTATCTACAGAAGTATCTATCGgacaaattaacataataaccAGCAGTAATCTAACTATGAAGAACagtaattttcaaaacaaacactATCGCCTAGGTAACTCTTAAGCTTTATTTATAGTATCAATAattcaatatacatatattaatgtacctactatataTATTCGTTTTAACCCTCTAAAAAGTCACAATTATAATGACAACAGCATATCATTGAAACGAAactaagcaacaaatatttaactaaCAATCCCATTTTAACATTATTAGGGTTCCTCAAGACACCTGTAGATACGGAGACGCGAGTCAGCTCGTCGCCTCGCCAATTACTCAGTGAATTAGGGGATCCCGTCGGCCTCGCGGGTACACGCGCTTTAGAGGTACAGAAGTGTACCTATACATAGACGATGGTAGTTGCAGAAGGCTCTCTTTGAAGGATGAAGTAAGAACGAAGCTGGTCATGTGACATTATAAGGTATGCAGTTCTCTGATCTGTGCATTGTACTTGACCGAAAGATTAACCACTTTACTGtccacgatgcagacacaataCTCAAACTATTGGAGTGTATCACGTATGAATCATGGGACAAGGAAGTTATTAAGAATTTTGAAGTAGGATTTTCAATCTTTATATTGTCAACATGGAAAGAAAATCATTCTTAGGTAGTTGGATTATAAAAGACGAAAGTTATTCTAACAGGAAGGAGCGAAGTGATTCGCGAAGCCGTTTCTCAAAAGTCGCTTTCAGAAGCACTCTTTTCAACTTATCAATCAATTTACAACAAATCAAATCGAGCCATCTTTTTACCTGCGCAGGCGTTGAATCTAGGACTTCTGTCACTTCTATCGAGTGGCACCGTGGCGGTAGGAAACGTAATTTCCTATTGGCAATGTTTTCCTGCCACCGTCGTACACGCATATAATGTTAATATAGAACAGCCGAGGGCTTGATTGAATCTGTCGAGAATGCGGCGACGAATCTCTGCGTTTAGTTCTGCAGCTTTTTAtagtataatttgttttattttttatgctaaATTTCATGGAGAGTAAAATGTAGAAGCTTGTTTATGTGAAGCCAGTTTATAAGATTCAGATTTACTGAATTATGTGAACATTATGTCTCTTTGTCCTTCCTGCCCTgtccccaattttatttgtcgtCAGCGTAAAATGTTTTCAGCTTCTATTCCTCACTGCCACTCGTCATACTAATAAACATTAATTCCCATCTAATCATgtaattaagattattatttaattggtattattaagtaaatagtATGAACTGAAACTGAAACTTGttcgcgggaggacttaatgagcgcatccggccgtgctctcgctgtggcggcatattgggctgacatagtgtagtctcaatatatgacatgtcatcgacacgaaagaagaagaagaagaagtaaatAGTATGATTAAACCTATATCAATTGAACTGTAGAGCTTTTACTATATTCTAAAGCTGAGTGttgaattcatcatcatcatcatcatctcagccataggacgtccactgctgaacataggcctcccccttagatctccacagatgtGTTGAATTATtagattaaaaattaatatcgaTTACTTATCATCAATCAATGTCAACTAAATAACGTTACTGTCTGTATAAACATATTAAATGTTAATAACGTAGCGGTAAAACGGacgttttacaaaattattatctcgTCCGATGATTCGCCGGTGCCGTACGTGTACGTTAATTTATTGCACCGTAAATTGTGATATCTCCCTGCTTTAAATTATGTTGAATATTTTAGTTTGGCAATTTTTGACGACATATTTCGGGTTGATTTGGTATATTCAACTTTTTAAACCTTataatttatgttcaataaaaaaaaatcttcccaATTGTATTTGATAATACGGCTCTAATTACACAACATATATAAAATGCTTTTAGGACATCACCATTTCTCCTGGAATTACCTAGACCTATTTATGTATACTATTTTCTACGGGCTTTGATGcctgattcaaataaataaaataaatacataaatagacCACAACTATTTTCTACCTTTAtgaatatcaaaaatatctttagATCCGCCATCTTTATGCCTACCCCCTCCACCCTTCGAAGCTAAAGCGCAAATTATTTCACGCATTGATTAACCAACACCCAATTATAGGATACAAATTGCCAAGATTCCTGAACCGAGGATATGATGGCGTGAGAAAATAATTGGTACCAAGGAGTATGGAAAGATGAGTGatggagataccataatgcaaataggtcaggcgccttcttctaggtcaaattagTACGTTGGGCATAACCAAAAAACGATCAATTTACAAATGAACAAAGACATCTATcaaagatttttggtattatataAAGGTCGGTCCAAAGAAggtgtataagggcgaaaacagtaggTAACATTCCACgtcccccgcattttggcgcgctactttcttaggtgattttccattatggcacctccgctagtcattttgttctccacaaTTGGTACCTATTAGTGAGATATTCAGAAACGCTGAAGTTTATGGTAATTTGTATGTTTTTCGAACTGAAAGCGTACGCCTACACGCGTTGAAAGATCCTTCGTTGTTAGCGAAATAAATTCTATTGATGATGTTGCCAAAGTGGGATGTGATCCTGGGAATTTTGATGTATGGTGCCTGACAGACTTAATCAAAGCTTTTCAGTCTCTTCTTACAAGAAGGGCGTGTGAGAAAAATCTCATTGTACTCATTGGTTTAGTATGATAAAAATATGCATTAGGTATGTGATAAGCGAAGTTTTTTTGGTAGATGTTATCTCTCCAAGctctggtaaaaaaaaaacttattctacgAATTACAACGTAGAAGTCAGGTATTCATTGAGTATTTTCTGAAGGTCATGAAATTCTTAAACAAACACAGTTACAGATAAAATCACAAGCTTTCACGAATTGAATAAACTTTTAAGATTGATAAATAGTACCTCGTTGATTCAAGTCTTTGAAACCAAATAACTTTGTGATATCTTCAGGAAATATGAATCTTAAAAGGCAAAAtgtaaatatcaaattatttataaacaactcCGTTATTTAATGAGTACATTTTGCTCAGAAACAGCCTGTTTCTTGGAAATATTGTTTgcaagtgtgtgtgtgtgatgaaATCTTAGATTCATAACAGAGTATGTCAAAGATTTATTGCATGCGAAATTCTTGGAGTTTGGATCTGATTTCAGTTTATTGCTGTAGGGCAAGAATTTGATATTTTGAGTACTAAGAAGTCGAGCCTTTACATATTATGAGTTACTTAGAAATATGTGACGTTTTGCGATGGCAATTTGGTAAAGATTTTCAGTAACTCTGTATCACGTACGCACAGTAACCAAAATCATTCAAAAATATCAACTTGAAAACAACCTAAAATCTTTAGAACATAACTTAAAAGTCACGAACACCGACGACAGTCACAAAAATCCCATAAAGTAAATAGGCTAAAAGGTTCCAACATTAAAACCGTCCTAGGTTTTTAAGTCGGAATCCCAAGTCAAACAGTACGGGAAGGCGAGGCGACCGGCTCGGTTTACACTTAATTATCTAATATTTACATTGGACCGTAAAAACAATTTATGCTAGAACACCTGCCGTCTCCTCTGTGGCTTGGACGGCTGCCTATGAAAATGTACGGGCGAGAATTATGTGCGGGCACGCCGCTATGTATGGACGGGATTTAGAGAGGAAATAAACCCGATATAGTGGGCTGTTAGTTCGATAGTGGTCACAGATATACGGGTACGTATTTTAATGCGGATTAGCGTGTCTACGTTTTACAGTGTGCGATCGCTTTTAGGATTCTGCTGGGTTATTTGTTTACCTATCTCTCTTGTAACTGTAAAATTGTATACTCAGTGCTAAAATATATTGTCATTGAATATTCAAAGATTTTCTTGAGTACATAATAGATAAAAAGGTGTTTCAATTTGTaaactttttcaaaagaatTCCCCCAAGTTTacactaaaagaaaataatctcACATCAACAACCATTAAACTGCATAGCTTCCACGGCGACAACCCAACTTCAAAACTTCGCATTCAAGGCCCAACTGCACAAACTTTACACATACCTGCTTACAATAAacgcaaaattatttcaaaacttCTGCCGAACGCCGCGGCGACGACCGCAAACTACGCTCGTATATTTCCTCATATTACATCCCGCCGTATAAGAGGTGCATTCAGAGCGATTTAGAAAATGGTACTGTTACACAATGTGTCGTTATAATATCGTTTAAAGTTAAACTCTGTTTAGCCTGACCAGCTCGTTAGGACGCATACGGATTTGCATTAAATGCAGTTCATTTGGTCTTGTTCTGTATTGCATTTCTATCTTGTATTACTCGGTTAGTTTTATAGGGTTTGTTACGGTTGAATGGGGAACAGTTTTGTTAACTCGTTAGCGTTTAGTCGGCTGGTTTATTGCTAGTTACTAGAGTCCTGAAATAGAAGGCAGAACGAAGAGGATTATGACAGGCATGTAATGACATTTTGCTCTCATATTCGTCAGGAGAATCTACTTAATATTCGTTGggagaaaataatttacaatttataGTCTTAGAAAGAAACTTTCAATCAGTAAAACTCGCTATTTATTTCAACGAATTACTCAAACAGATTCaccgaaaaaaatactttcaaactCGCCAACTCGTTGACCTTCATAACATTAGCCCACAAAAAGTCTTCAGCCACCGAAAGCCCCATTTCTCTCTATTAATACTTAACTTAGCCAATATAAAAAAGAACTTAACAACCGCTAACATTTTAATGGCTTCTCAGGCctataaataattttccattCTTTTTAATTACCCGTAAAAAATCTCAAGAAGCAAACTAAAACTCGTAAAGAACAACAGaataaaaaagtttgtatatTGAACTTTCTAAGAACTTCTATTAATTATAAAGCGCTgtacaaaaaaagaatttaatacAAGGAGGCCATAAAACGTCGGAAAAGTTAGCTTTTTTACTAGAATAAACTgttatttttgcctaaaataAGTACCTTCTTAATTTCTAGACTAGACCTTTACTTAATGATATTAACTGTTGAACTGGGTGAAGAGCTAATCTTTTTATTTACCTCTAGGATATTGCTGCTTAAGGAATTTAGGTCTTGATAGTATTAGGATAAAGCTCAGTTTCAATTACTACAAAATCATTTTTAGGAATCTTTTTATTAATTGGTGAAAGTACTATCTATCTACATTTACTACAAAGCTTGTAATAGAAAGTTTAATAGTGTATTTCTGTAACTGTAATtggaattttattacaaaatccgATCTACTAATAAGCCTAGTTGCctcaataaattttaattcagCTTTAATCTCTATTTACCTGCTACCTactaaaatgtacaaataatttACGTTAAAGCGATGCTTCAAAGTAAAATCGTTTAAAACTACAGTctttcataaacaaaaaatacaaaaatcactTAATGTAACACTAACAAAGACCCGCCAAATGGTTCACAAGTACATAAAACTAGAATCATAATAATTCCTACCTCGTAAGTTTCCGACACAATCAGTGAGAAAGTGTCGGAAAAAATAAAGAGCAGATATCCGCCGGGATCTTATAAAAACGTCACCTCATCGGACATTGTTCACAGGTCGCGGGATAGTGACGTCGAAAACTACGTGAAAATCCCGGGATTTTTAACATGGTACTTTATTTGCTATAACGTCAATTTGCAATGACAGCGAGTCAAATTTTAAAGCGACCTGATGTTggttaaaaagtttaatttctttgtttacTCATTAGGCATGTACcatttccaaaataaataaaatgcaccTAGTCTGATATAAAACAGCGGCTTTAATGAATTACAGTCATTAACAGCAAATTAAAGTAATAACATTCAATAGAAGTAATCATAACTATAGccaaacccaaaaaaaaaatatcaaaatcccGGACTATCACGGGAAAAATCAGAACACCTTGCAACACTAATCGGGGTACAAAGTGGCAGGAAAAGTTTCTTAGTTCCATCTCCCTTGCCCCCAACCCTCGTAAACCCGCCCCGGGATTAAGTGAGTGGTCTCCTGAAGGATTTGCTGACGCGACCTGGCTCGCAAAAAGTCGCCAATGGCCCGGGAATGATACGCGAGGGACGTGAGCTAGTAATTAAAggtaataataaatgttctgtCATAATAGTTCAATCTATATTTTCGGCAATCTATTGTAACAAATAACTACGATAGTAAAAagtgtataaataaaacatgattcTCAAAATCATGTGAAAACTTTATTCAAATGTTGGCCCGTTTGAAAAACATGTCACTCAAAATTTAAGCGATTCAGCAAACACTTTTGGAACTCGTAACCTATTTCAGCTCATAAACGCTCTTTAAGCTAAATATTTTCCACGTTTTTGTTACAACGAACATTATTGCGGAACTTTAAAACGCGTTATTAAAAGCTATGAaagagaaatataataaaaacgagAGAAAAACGTATCACAATTCGAGGCGAGCTACACACGAGCGGCCACAACGAACAGTTTCTGTACTAAACCTCGCAAGAATCTTATTAAAACTTGCCGGTACGCCGTCCATTTGTTTAACTTTTATTCCCATAGCTGGGCCGGTCGAAAATGTCCGGGAAAAGTCCACGTGTAATAGTGTTGAACTTGCCAATACAGTTCGCGGGATTGGGATTTTTGAATACACAAGTAGTTTCGAGTTACATTGATCGTTTTATTGCTTTGCGACATTATAATTACATAGTATTCCGTAATTTATCTTCAAGCAATGTATCAAACACGTAATTACATCCGCAATACCTATATCAGTTAGTAACAACTACTTTTCCAATTACAACTTCTGGTAACGAAAACTAAGGTAAAGTCATTATGAAACTAAGACTAAGTTGCGAAGATAGTAAATTAATCGAAACCCTTGTGGAACGGGGTAGGTACAGTTgtagcataaaaataataagaaaaatgcTAACGAAAAATTGTATAGTAAGAATTTGTCAGCTTTACCACATATCACGGGATTTCTCTGTAGGTACCCGGGACTTTTATGGCGTCACTAGTGTTGTTATTCACAGTCCTTGAAAACTTTAGTGTAACTAGAAGGCATAGgatttattcattcaatttagttttgaaGTGTTCTAAACTATACTGATCGGTTCATAAACAAAATCTGTTAATACACATAGTACTAGACACCTAACTTAAAACCCaatcattttaacaaaataacgaCCCAACTTCGATCACTTTCGAGAGACCATAATAGAAAACGCGCTGACCAACTTACGGTACATAATTTAGtcagaaattaaattaaaatgatgtatCAGTCCGCCAATATAAAGTTGTGCTCCACGGAGTGAGTTTTCATTGAAAACTTTATCAATTTTCGACTGCGCAGCCCGAGGGTCGGTCGACTTCCAATCAATTACGTCATCGTTTCTCCAGTGTGACGTTGGTTGACTGTGGCAATCTGAAGATAAATGTAcgtgtgtgtatgtgtgggtgttggcttacGTAAATGGTGCTGTAAGTTGTATGGGCTATATTATGTAGTGAGTACGTATTTTTTCTCTGCCCACGGTGAGCATGAACTAACAAGAAGGAAGGAGATTTTTATTTCTGCCCTTATATTATGGCTTCCTGGATCTTTCAATGAGACCCGGTCTATGAACTGCTACAGCTAATCAAAGTACCACGTATTACCTGTACCAATTAAGGTGAACATTTGAAATGCATACAGATTATATAACAACACAGATATAGATTATATACGCAGATGATTCAGACTTTCTAACATCTAACTACTTTAGGGCGCAAAAACTGTGGAAAACAGTTCGTAACCTAATAAAAATGCCTTATAACCATGTCACTTacaaaacaaacagcacatAAACGTATGGTAACAACTACATTGACGGTCGTTAGTTAAATAGCGGTATTAATTACAAGTATTGTGGTGTTGTTTCTGTGTGGGATTAACCGTGGATTGCATTGTCCCTTGGGAGAACCGCCACGGTATATGCCATggtttgaaattttgtatttgtgtATTGTGGGATAATGTATGGTGATTTTGGGGTAAAAGTGATGATTAGGATTTGAACTTTGTACTCTTATTTCCGACTGtacatatttaagtatttcAGACTACATTTTGCACGGGACTTTGTCCGCGTCTTGAGGTAAATACTTCTGTGCTTGGTTAAAAAGAAGTGTGTGGCTAGGATGCCACAATCTCCATGTCTATTTAATCTCCATTAATCCAAAGCATAACGAACAAAAAAGGATTAATTTTCAAGTTAAGGACGGATTTACAGTCGTGCCAGATAGTAagattgaatatattaaattcTAAGAAGATCTTCAGACAAACTACTGCTAGTACCAATGGTCAGCGTGACTAAAACTATCCTAAAGGTTTTAAAATAGATCAGCTTGTTAAGTCTAATATAGTGCAGCACCACGGCAGCACTTCCTTTTAGTAATTTGAGTGATTTATGCTTAGAACCTTTGGTGTATTCTTGGCCTGTGTAACTGTAATTTGACGTCAAAGTTATAGCTAAGGAATCATAAACAATTCTTCATTTATAAAAAGCTTTCAATATGCCTTTTCCTTTAaatcttttactaattttaatacttttccttaaaaatattttattcattaaaatgcTTCTTAATTTTAACTCTGCATTATTAGTATTAGACGCATAAAACAGAGTAAAAACTGAAAAGAGTAATTAAAAATGACGTCATTATaagaaaattattcaaaagtaCGATTTCTAAACATTTGCTTACCCGTAAATTTCCGGTCGTAAAGTTTATTGGCGAGGAAAAGGAAAAATCTcagcaaaattaaatttcattaaatccCTTCAGACCTTGCTTGTGGAAAAACACGGGATGCAGAAAATGGCTGGTTGCGACTGTCGAGTTAGCGATGTGTTTATCGAAGATTGCAAGACAAGCCCATTTAAAagcattattattaataatcatAACTTCTATTAATTTATCTCAGTTAATGACTAAATAATTGGGACCgagttaatttaattagttaagAATCTACATGactctaataaaaataatttatttgatggtAGGCTGCTGCAGTTCGAAAAACTGCTTGccacaataaaaaaagaaacaacttttatcaaaaagttttcaaataatGTATCATATTATGCGTGACCGTTACAACTTTCATCCCGTATACAccaatatttacctactattaAGCACTTCTCTAATAAGTCTCTCCAACGCGAACTTAAGGGGTGGTTTTTTTATAATCGCTCCTTCGTGATCCTTGGGGGAAGGGCACCCTATTTCACGAGCACACCCCTTAATGCGCGAGCGTGATTATACGCGTTCCAAAGACGAAAAGCTTATTACAATTAATTGGCATCTCCTGTTGATTTTCAACTAATAAATGTAGGGAAGCCTTGGAAGTGACGGCGAGAGAAAAATCAATTCGAGGAAGTCAGAGTAACAGCGTGATTGAGATGTTGTACGTCAGAAAAATGTATGAAACACTAATGAGCATCTTTTGAAGTTTGAGGGGGACCCGTTTATGTAAAtcgttattttgttttgagGTGGTAATGTTTAACTTTTACATGGGGGTATATATAATGGCTGGTTACAAAATGGTGCTGTTAATAGTTTTGGCGAGCAACCCTTTTACTAACGGTAACTTATGAAGATAATAGATCTGTCTAATATTTAAGTGTATTAGCAAACCAGTAAGGATTAAAAATTTTGAGGGTGTCATCATTTTCACGTAGTGTAAAAACTTTCAATGATCTTCTTACGTACATATCTTTCCAAAAAAGCACTAGCATCGCCAATAAGGCCATCGAGACACCATTATAACATTCACAACCCAGCGTTTCCTCtgcgtaaaattaaaaaaatattaacacattCTTCGCAAGGCATTCAGACAGATATGCCAAAGATTAGACGTCTTTTTTCAGACTCGAACGGATGGTATTTTAATTAT includes the following:
- the LOC124629505 gene encoding uncharacterized protein LOC124629505 isoform X2, with the protein product MCVEKDVLRGLRILYQPVHRRSLLEVEVRKIDNNMDNWKKKILLYLTICDEEMEAEDTEFISSIILSNTRTHRFWIRNHIKYHRLHGEFFTFFHTADDEIFENSYRVSRSNFYELHNLIENIIKKEDTHYRECISTKEKLAVCLKYLSTGSSFTRLAENFRIGVASVSRIVAEVCNALWLVLQPLVIPKPTKDDWKRIAKDFQELWQFKNCLGALDEPEPLYEGGEPVPFVFIGDEAFPLMENFMRPYPRDQLDQQKRIFNYRLSRARRIVEATFGVLARKWYVYRKDFECRVETVDKIVKATCVMHNFLIERQSNYLDCIDNTNTSTLVSVPSISVVVSSDSYDVREKYCSYFNNQGKVSWQDTRISSRIHRTQ
- the LOC124629505 gene encoding uncharacterized protein LOC124629505 isoform X1 produces the protein MCVEKDVLRGLRILYQPVHRRSLLEVEVRKIDNNMDNWKKKILLYLTICDEEMEAEDTEFISSIILSNTRTHRFWIRNHIKYHRLHGEFFTFFHTADDEIFENSYRVSRSNFYELHNLIENIIKKEDTHYRECISTKEKLAVCLKYLSTGSSFTRLAENFRIGVASVSRIVAEVCNALWLVLQPLVIPKPTKDDWKRIAKDFQELWQFKNCLGALDGKHVYIMCPANTGSSFFNYKQRFSIVLMCLADARRKIIMVDVGSMGRFSDAGIFDDSVFGKYLKEKRLNLPEPEPLYEGGEPVPFVFIGDEAFPLMENFMRPYPRDQLDQQKRIFNYRLSRARRIVEATFGVLARKWYVYRKDFECRVETVDKIVKATCVMHNFLIERQSNYLDCIDNTNTSTLVSVPSISVVVSSDSYDVREKYCSYFNNQGKVSWQDTRISSRIHRTQ
- the LOC124629505 gene encoding uncharacterized protein LOC124629505 isoform X3; protein product: MLSYRSQKISNRYLSTGSSFTRLAENFRIGVASVSRIVAEVCNALWLVLQPLVIPKPTKDDWKRIAKDFQELWQFKNCLGALDGKHVYIMCPANTGSSFFNYKQRFSIVLMCLADARRKIIMVDVGSMGRFSDAGIFDDSVFGKYLKEKRLNLPEPEPLYEGGEPVPFVFIGDEAFPLMENFMRPYPRDQLDQQKRIFNYRLSRARRIVEATFGVLARKWYVYRKDFECRVETVDKIVKATCVMHNFLIERQSNYLDCIDNTNTSTLVSVPSISVVVSSDSYDVREKYCSYFNNQGKVSWQDTRISSRIHRTQ
- the LOC124629507 gene encoding uncharacterized protein LOC124629507, yielding MDEKLIDAVQKFPCLWNTSLSFYKCNETKDAAWEEIVKEIQYKDVKSAKYRWKQLRDSHRDALKRQKSKKSGQATTKTREWKYQKLMEFLLPYMANRDRESSYKEDISSPNNENDSSQSTQYSLNQDDSSQSTEHTPNQADNPNNLYEIASTSGISTDSVTPSSSKKKKGDELSILIQKHMKNQEDFRKERQELRELLKPTDCDDTDHFFLSMAKTFKKLPDYMQVPLKRKLFNMISEAEESYVLSWYNQNIGYSSSSDSSIAVGSNIAGQMDLPPQLDPEQLGYSSSSGRNTNKTVGQMDSSFQLEAVQPASPGTQHSDLQTPNTSNKVGTEPNLP